The following proteins are encoded in a genomic region of Micrococcaceae bacterium Sec5.8:
- a CDS encoding flagellar FliJ family protein gives MNRQFSLAGLLRLRQMQQDQAATGLASARSRSSSVRAREAAARRDLAVGEAPVSGSASLRAVAAARSSSHSMLADLQALAKVAHTEETTAREDFIAARTRSVGLEKLQARHLEEVHTADLRAEQSTLDEIASTLWHREEQEAKS, from the coding sequence ATGAACCGCCAATTCTCTCTGGCAGGGCTCCTGCGCCTGCGCCAGATGCAGCAGGACCAGGCCGCCACCGGGCTGGCCAGCGCCCGCTCCCGCTCCAGCTCGGTGCGGGCGCGGGAAGCCGCCGCGCGCCGCGACCTGGCCGTGGGCGAGGCGCCGGTCTCCGGTTCGGCCTCCCTGCGGGCTGTTGCCGCCGCCCGCTCCTCGTCGCACAGCATGCTCGCGGACCTCCAGGCTCTCGCCAAAGTGGCGCACACCGAGGAAACCACAGCCCGCGAGGATTTCATCGCCGCCCGCACACGCTCCGTCGGCCTGGAAAAGCTGCAGGCCCGTCACCTCGAGGAAGTCCACACCGCAGACCTGCGGGCCGAGCAGTCCACCCTGGACGAGATCGCTTCCACCCTCTGGCACCGCGAAGAGCAGGAGGCGAAGTCATGA